The genomic stretch CCAGACTCGCCCTTGATTAAACTGCTGTTGAAAGTTCTCCTTAAGCGCCGGTTTTCCCGTGGCATCGTTTAACCAATCATCCAGATATTGCCTCAGACTGCGCCCCTGTAGCGTCCGCAACGATACCCAAATCGGCAAACCGAGATAGTTGTCCAAAATCCACTGGGAAATGGCTTGTAACCGCGTCGTTTTCCCCGAACCCGGTTCGCCAATAATCGCCAAACACTTACCCCCGCTCTGGGGACTCTTTCCCTGTTGCAGCACGTCGGTGAAAAACCGATCTTCAGAAATGGGGGTAATCTTCTCGTCCGCAGGGTTGGAGATTGCTTCGCTCCACTGCGTTCCGCTCGCAATGACATTATCCCCGTCATTGCGACCGAAGGGAAGCAATCTCTCCGGTTTCCGCCGTTCCACCAATCCCAAGGGCACATAGACATCCAGCCGATTTAACTCTACCCCATCCTCGCGGGTAAACAGGTTAGAGGTGAGGGCTTGCTCTTCTGCTAACCTCAATTTGGCTACAGTTGCCCAGTCTTCCTCGTTCAGTTCTGGATGTTGCGGGTCAAGACGCGCTATAATGGGAGCCTTGATTAAATCATGAATTGCTTTGAGAATCTGGTCTTGCTCGATCTGAAGCTGATTCAGAGACTGTTGAACAAAAACACGAAACACCTTGTCATTATCCTTAAGACGCTGCACAAAGTTATCCCGAATCAGGGATAACCATTGCTTCTGAATTGCCTCCAGATAACACTGAGGCGCACCTTCTAAAAATCCCGGTAAATACTGCTGCTGAAATGCCTGAATTGCCGGATTTTCCTGTAAATTTTGTCCCTCCAACAAGGCGCGAACGTCACCGGAATAACTGAGCTGAGAGGGAGTTTCTCCTTGCTCCCGATCCACTATTTCATCAACCTTATCAATAACTTGTTCGAGTTCCCTAACTTTTGCCTTTAGCCAGTCTAAGTCACGGGCTGCTTGATTTCTGGGTGTCGGTTCATAAGCCATAACCAGCCCAGGTTCTAGGCTCCCTTGATTGTATTCAGCCAGAGATTCTAACTGTTTCTGGCATTGAACCGCTAACTGTTTCAGAGCCAAAAAGAACGATCGCCGCAGTTCTTTTTCTACATCATGATTGAGGGGAATTTGGCGCTGTTGCAACCGTTCAAGCTGCTCATCTAAACCAGGAGCCAATACCTTCGCATCGGCACGTCCGGTAACAAAATTAATTAAAACGGGCAATAAAACACCAGATAACGGATCGATCATGGGAGAACTACACGCCAGCCTTGAAGAGAATTCTGCTTAACAATGAGTATAGCGTGTGTCATTTAATCCGGGAATTTTTGGCGATCGCTGCTGTAGTGGATTGTTTCAGCTAATTTGATGCATGAGATTTCGTTCGTAGTGAGGGTTTTAACCCTCTCCGGCTAGGCTTTTAAGCACTCTTCGTGCTTACACCAAACAAAGCCCTATTTTAGGTGAAACAGTCCACTACAGATAGAGTTAATGCGTAAGTCCTGTTCAATAAAGATAGGGAAATAGGGTGCTATGATTGAACGCAAGTCCAAACTTTAGATCTGGAAGTTAGACATTCGAGATTATGATTAACTTTTTTCTCACTTGGGCTTTAGCGGCGATCGCCCTGGCGATCACTGCCTATATTGTCCCCGGTTTGGCGATCGCCAGTTGGCAAGCAGCGGCTGTTGGGGCGATCGTTATGGGGTTGGTTAATGCTATTGTTAAGCCCATTTTGACGATTTTGACGTTGCCGTTAACTATTCTCAGTTTAGGCTTGTTCTTACTGGTGGTTAACGCCATTTCCCTTTCGTTAGTCGGCTATTTTACCCCTGGATTTACGGTAGCCGGTTTTTGGCCAGCCGTGTTTGGGTCAATTGTATTATCTTTGGTTTCCTGGTTAATCGATCAGTTTACGGGAAAGGAAGCCAATAAGGATTAAGTTGAATTGATGTTTGCCTTCTCCCACCTCCTTCTCCTGCCCTCATGTTGTAGGATTGCCAAATCCCATTCAGTAAGGCTTGTGGGCTAGGAGATAGAGGAAGCCTTGAAATGTGAGTTAAGAAATACGGTTGAGGCGGTTGCGTAGGGAAAGGCGGAAGATCGATCGCATACAGAAGAAGCTAAATAAACCCGATCCACAGAGTAGGGCGATCGCCCATCCAGAAAGTTGTCCCACAAACAGAATAGTACTGGAAATCAAGGTAAACCCAGCGCCACACAGATAGAGTACACTTTGCACTCCTAAGCTCAAAGACTCTAAAAGGCGATCGCTCTCTTTCGCTTTAACGGAAAACGCTAAGTCTCCCGTATCCATCCGTTTCCCTAACTGTTCCAAGAAGCGATCGGTAACCGTTGGTTTTTGAAAAGGGGACTGCACCCATAACTTCACCTGGCGCAGGGTTTCCCCAACTAAATATCCAGTTCCTTTCCCTGCGGTTACTTCGCGAACAAAGGGTTGAGAAGAGGACGCAAAATTATATTCGGGGTCTAAAATACGGGCAATGCCATCTAACGTCGTTAAAGCCTTTAACACAAATGTCATTTCTGCGGGTAAGCGAAAGGGTTGCTCTTCAAACATGGCATAGAGTTCATCTTTAATTAAGGTAAACTCGCGAAAATTCACGGGTCGTTCCGTAAACCGATCCAACAAAAATGTAATCAAGCGGCGCACAGGGGTCATATCTGTCATCGGTTCAATTAACCCCATCTTGATCAATGTCTCGACGACTTCATCGGTATCCTTGCGTAAGACCGCAAAAAAATTGCGGATCATCTGGTCTTTGGCTAAAGATTTAATTTCCCCCATCATGCCAAAATCATAGAAAATTAGTTCTCCTTTAGAGGTAACAGCTAAATTACCAGGATGGGGGTCAGCTTGGAAAAAACCATCTAAGAGCAGTTGCTTGAGATAGCAACAAATGCCCACTTGGTTGATTTTCTGAGGGTCTAAACCGCAGGCGATCAGGGCTTCTCTGTTATCCACTTTAATGCCCGGTAAATACTCGATGGTTAAGACCTTGTTCGTGGTATAGCGCCAATAAATTTTAGGAACCAGAATTTCCGGATGGTTGGCAAAATTGTTCCGAAAGCGGTCTGCATTTAAGGCTTCTTGTTTATAGTCAATTTCTTGATAAAGAATGCGGAAAAATTCACCATAGATGGTTCGTAGTTCATATTTGCGCGTCCAAGCGAAGAGGAATTCAGTGACTTGGATGCCTCGGTAGATGGCTTTAGCATCCACATCAAATAAGGCTCTTAAGCCAGGACGCTGAACTTTAATCACGACTTCTTCTTGGGTATGGAGGGTGGCGCGATGAACTTGCCCTAAACTAGCAGCAGCAAGGGGTAGGGGGTCAAAGTTGCGGAAGATTGCTCCTACGGATGCGCCTAGTTCTAGTTCGATAATGGCGATCCCTGTTTCCACGTCAAAGGCTGGAACTTGATCTTGCAGTTGTTCCAATGCTTCCACATATTCAACGGGTAATAAATCTGCCCTAGTGGAGAGAGATTGACCAATTTTAATAAACGTCGGCCCTAGTTTGAGTAGGGTTTGCACTAAACCCCTCGCCCGTTGGCGTTTGAGAGCGGAAGAAGCTCCCCCACGCCAACGATCCCAGAGTAACAGAGCAATGAAGCGAATCGCCGCCATAAACACTTGAATTTGGCGGATGATGGGAGAATAGGTGAGTTTTTGCCAGCGCCGCGATCGAGGTTGACTAATTTTGAGCATTCTGGGAATTACCCGTTACGTTCCTTAAATTCTGACTTGTTAGCTACTCTAACCTATTCCCTATTCCCTATTTCCTCGTGGGAAGCGCTATCACTCTGGGGGAGGAGAAGGGTAAAACAGGTTTCCCAAGATGATCCAGAGTGTAGAGGCTGACTGCTGACGGTAATGGTTCCTCCTAATTGTTCCACTAAAGCCTTCACAAGGGCTAGACCCAAACCCGTTCCGGCGATCGCCCGATCTGTAACTCCGGTTCCGCGACGGAATTTGTGGAAAATCTCCGCTAATTCAGTATTCTGAATGCCCATACCTTGATTGGTGATCGCCACAGCTACCCCATCTCTCCCGTCTGCGCGATCGGGTTGTACAGAGATCTTAACCTGACTTTGGACATCGGAGAATTTGCCCGCATTAGCAAGCAACTCTGCTAGAATGCGCTTGAGGCTATCTGGCTCTGTCTCTAGATTGGTCGATTCTGGAGCGATTTCTAGGTTGAGTTTCAACTGCTTATGACTCCATCGAGTTTCAAATCCTGCGGTTGTCATCTCCATGAAATCTTGCACATCAACAGTTTGACCCTCCATGTCAATCGTCTGCTCTTCCAATTCTTGCAACGTTAATAAGTCATTGATCAGATGAATTTCCTGTTGGCATTGGCTCTCCAAAATCTCCAGATATTTTTGTTGGCGATCGGGTGAAATTTCGGGTTGACGTAACATCCGGATTGCCAAGCTCATACTGGTTAAAGGCGTCCGCAATTCATGGCTAATGGTACTTAAGAATTCATCTTTTAGTTCATTCAGATGGCGAAGTTCTTCGACCTGGCGGCGAGTTTGTTCATAGAGTTTTGCCTGTACCTTGAGGCTTAATTCAAGTTGGGCGGTGCGCTCTGCCACTAAAACTTGAAATTGACGTAGGGTTTGAGGATTAGAGACAACAGAACCCCCCTTCTCTAGTGATACCCTCTCCAAATTTACGCTCTCATTTTCCATCTTATGATTCCATTCTGGAGAGACCATATCACTGTAACCTAGTTTATAATTGGCTAAGTCAACGGGAAGGGTACAAGTTGAATCCGTAGTATTGCTAGTTTTCAAAGCCTTCAGTTCCATTAGTCCTGTACCCCCAGATTAGTGAATCGTTCAGTTAAAAAAGGAAAAAATGGTTAGCTTTCATTCAAGTAGAGACTCCAATAGTGGACATGAAACGGTTAAAACTCGCTCCAATCTTTGAATCCATTGGCTTGGATTTCTTCTGGAGAAACCTTAACTCCAGGTTACAATAATCTTCTACCGCAAGAAATCCGAGAATTCCGCAAACTTTCTCAAAATCGTAAGCGATTGATTAGAAATCGTACTCACATTTAGTTTTCTTAAGAAGTGAACCTAGTCTAGGCCATGACCAGCGTACAAGACTCCCTG from Roseofilum reptotaenium CS-1145 encodes the following:
- a CDS encoding phage holin family protein, which encodes MINFFLTWALAAIALAITAYIVPGLAIASWQAAAVGAIVMGLVNAIVKPILTILTLPLTILSLGLFLLVVNAISLSLVGYFTPGFTVAGFWPAVFGSIVLSLVSWLIDQFTGKEANKD
- a CDS encoding ABC1 kinase family protein, with the protein product MLKISQPRSRRWQKLTYSPIIRQIQVFMAAIRFIALLLWDRWRGGASSALKRQRARGLVQTLLKLGPTFIKIGQSLSTRADLLPVEYVEALEQLQDQVPAFDVETGIAIIELELGASVGAIFRNFDPLPLAAASLGQVHRATLHTQEEVVIKVQRPGLRALFDVDAKAIYRGIQVTEFLFAWTRKYELRTIYGEFFRILYQEIDYKQEALNADRFRNNFANHPEILVPKIYWRYTTNKVLTIEYLPGIKVDNREALIACGLDPQKINQVGICCYLKQLLLDGFFQADPHPGNLAVTSKGELIFYDFGMMGEIKSLAKDQMIRNFFAVLRKDTDEVVETLIKMGLIEPMTDMTPVRRLITFLLDRFTERPVNFREFTLIKDELYAMFEEQPFRLPAEMTFVLKALTTLDGIARILDPEYNFASSSQPFVREVTAGKGTGYLVGETLRQVKLWVQSPFQKPTVTDRFLEQLGKRMDTGDLAFSVKAKESDRLLESLSLGVQSVLYLCGAGFTLISSTILFVGQLSGWAIALLCGSGLFSFFCMRSIFRLSLRNRLNRIS
- a CDS encoding sensor histidine kinase, producing the protein MELKALKTSNTTDSTCTLPVDLANYKLGYSDMVSPEWNHKMENESVNLERVSLEKGGSVVSNPQTLRQFQVLVAERTAQLELSLKVQAKLYEQTRRQVEELRHLNELKDEFLSTISHELRTPLTSMSLAIRMLRQPEISPDRQQKYLEILESQCQQEIHLINDLLTLQELEEQTIDMEGQTVDVQDFMEMTTAGFETRWSHKQLKLNLEIAPESTNLETEPDSLKRILAELLANAGKFSDVQSQVKISVQPDRADGRDGVAVAITNQGMGIQNTELAEIFHKFRRGTGVTDRAIAGTGLGLALVKALVEQLGGTITVSSQPLHSGSSWETCFTLLLPQSDSASHEEIGNRE